One window of Medicago truncatula cultivar Jemalong A17 chromosome 2, MtrunA17r5.0-ANR, whole genome shotgun sequence genomic DNA carries:
- the LOC25486733 gene encoding protein MIZU-KUSSEI 1 → MKTIMAAKSSHDSSFSFSRRYFHWKKKALDEDDEEVILNISSSSHFPEDDDDDGGEKEEDHHHRHHHNHLRIQMPLEIAALEKKKNSKSKFKSALTILTKNRSLHSSSGTRMVGTLFGYRRGHVHFAFQDDSKLSPTFLIELATPTSVLVREMASGVVRIALECEKKGGGRKSLKLLEEPIWRSYCNGRKCGYAYRHECGSEEWKILKAVEPISMGAGVLPMPSSGNGGEFEGELMYMRAKYERVIGSKDSEAFYMMNHVGSGGPELSLYLLRV, encoded by the coding sequence ATGAAGACCATAATGGCAGCCAAGTCATCACATGACTCTTCTTTCTCCTTCTCTAGAAGGTATTTCCATTGGAAAAAGAAGGCtttggatgaagatgatgaggaAGTAATACTCAATATAAGTTCATCATCACACTTTcctgaggatgatgatgatgatggtggtgagaAAGAAGAGGATCATCATCATcgacatcatcataatcatttaagaATCCAAATGCCATTAGAAATTGCTGCtcttgaaaagaagaagaattcaaaatcaaaGTTCAAGTCAGCACTAACAATTCTCACAAAGAACCGTTCACTTCACAGTTCTAGTGGCACACGTATGGTGGGCACCCTTTTCGGATACCGTCGTGGACATGTCCATTTTGCTTTCCAAGATGACTCAAAGTTGAGCCCTACATTCTTAATTGAGCTAGCAACACCAACAAGTGTTTTGGTTAGAGAAATGGCTTCTGGAGTGGTGAGGATTGCATTGGAGTGTGAGAAGAAAGGAGGAGGGAGAAAGAGTTTGAAGTTGCTTGAGGAACCAATTTGGAGGTCTTATTGTAATGGAAGAAAATGTGGTTATGCTTATAGGCATGAATGTGGATCAGAGGAATGGAAGATATTGAAAGCTGTGGAACCTATTTCAATGGGTGCTGGTGTGTTGCCAATGCCAAGTAGTGGGAATGGAGGTGAGTTTGAAGGTGAGCTCATGTATATGAGAGCTAAGTATGAGAGGGTTATTGGGTCTAAAGATTCTGAAGCTTTCTACATGATGAACCATGTTGGTAGTGGTGGTCCTGAACTCAGCCTTTACTTGCTTAGAGTTT